Part of the Deltaproteobacteria bacterium GWC2_65_14 genome, GCTCGATGGCCTTCCGGATCGTAGCCTTCCTGGATGATAGCCAATGTTCGAAGAGGCGGCGGGTAGCTGAGCCCTTCTCGCGGATGACCCACATCTCCTCTTCGAGCGAGCTCGGGGCAATCTGGCGCGCCTTTGCAAGTCGATGCGACGGGGCGGCGAAGCAGACGATCTCGTCCTCCACGAGCGGCGTAAGTTCCAGATCCTTGCTCGACAAATGCGCGCCGACGAAACCCAGGTCGAGCTCATTCCGGACGATCTTCTGCTCGATCTTAAGAGAGTTCTCGACCGTGTAGTGGAGAGCCACCTTCNNNNNNNNNNNNNNNNNNNNNNNNNNGAGGTCCGGAAGCAGGTAGAAGCCCGGGGTCGTGCTGGCTCCGATCCGCATGGAACCGCGGTCGGCGGAACGATGGGAACGGACTGCCTCGGCAGTCCGTTCCATCGCACCCAGCAGCTTCTCCGCCTCGACGGCAAGCGTCTCGCCGGCATCCGTCAGGTGAAGCGACTTGCCGATCTGCTCGAAGAGCCGGACGCCGAGCTCTTCCTCGAGCTGACGCACCTGCCGCGAAACGGCCGGCTGGGTGAGGAAGACCTCCTCGGCCGCCCGGGTGTAGTTCCGGTGCCTCCGGACGGCGAGGAAGGTGCGGAGGAGATGCGGGTTCATCGGCTACCAAAAAGAAAGCGCATGGTAACGAATAATATAATGCATTTCCAGTATAGCCCCGGGAAGCATAGCATGGCAATCACCGGCGCGAGGCGGAAACGCCGAAGTCGAGCCGGGCCGGAAAGGAGGCGGACCATGTCCAAAAGCACTGTGCGCTTGACCCAGCTCTCCAGCTGCGCGGGGTGAGCGGCGAAAATCGGTCCCGAGGACCTCGCTCAGGTTCTGAGCGGCCTGCAAGAGATCACCGATCCGAACGTGCTTGTCGGACCCAAGACCGCCGACGATGCGGCGATCTACCGCGTCTCCGACGATCTGGCGCTGATCCAGACCGTGGACTTCTTTACGCCGGTGGTGGACGACCCCTACCAGTTCGGGACCATCGCCGCGGCGAATTCCCTGAGCGATGTCTATGCCATGGGCGGACGGCCCGTCCTGGCCCTCAACATCGTGGGCTTTCCGAGAGCAAGCGACGTGGCGCCGATGTCGATTCTCGCGGAGATCCTGCGCGGCGGGGCGGAGAAGGCCAGGGAAGCCGGCATCGATATCGTCGGCGGCCACACCGTCGACGACAAGGAGCCGAAGTACGGCCTGTGCGTGACCGGCTTCGTCCATCCGAAGGAGTATTGGGCCAACGTCGGAGGGCGGGCCGGGGACCGGCTCGTCCTCACGAAGCCGATCGGAACCGGGATCGTGACCACGGCGATGAAGGCCGGCACGGCCGGCGAGGAGGCGGCAAGGGCGGCCATCGAGACCATGGCGTCCTTGAACCGAGCGGCGGCCGAGGTCGCCCGGGAAATCGGTGTCCGCGCATGCACCGACGTCACCGGCTTCGGCCTGCTGGGCCACCTGCGCGAGATGCTCTCAGGAGTCGGCGCGCGGATCCGGCTGTCCGCGGTTCCCCTCCTTCCGGGTGCACGGGAACTCGCCGCGAAAGGCTCGATCCCCGGGGGGACGCGCCGCAACAAGGCGTCTCTCGACCGGGTCGTGAAGTATCACAACGCGATCGAGGAAGTCGATCGCCTCCTGCTCTGCGACGCCCAGACTTCCGGCGGGCTTCTCTTCGCGGTCGAACCTTCAAGGTTCGAGGCCTTGCTCTCCGGCCTCGCCGAAGCGGGCGTTTCGGCAGCGGCCATCGGGGAGCTCATCGCGGAACCGGAAGGGCGGATCGAGGTCGTGTCGTAGGCGCTGCCATGATCGAGCCGGGGCTGGCGGTATTGATTCTTTTCACGGGTTTCGGGGTCAGCTGCCTGTCCGGGTTGCTCGGGATCGGCGGCGGAATCGTCATGGCGCCTGCGCTTCTGTACCTGCCTCCCGCCTTCGGTCTTGGCTCCCTGGACATGCGGCAGGTCGCCGGCCTGACGATCACGCAAGGGTTGTTCGCCTGCCTGTCCGGGGCGTGGCGTCACGACAGGTACCGGTGTGTGAACCGCCGGCTCGTGATCTCGATGGGGAGCGCCATCACGGCCGCCGCGTTGACGGGTTCCGTGGTTTCGCGGTGGGTGGCGAACGAGGTGTTGATGGTCGTCTTCGCCGGGCTCGCCGCCATCGCCGCTATGATGATGTGGCTTCCGAAGCCCGAGGATCATGAAATCGAGGACCCGNNNNNNNNNNNNNNNNNNNNNNNNNTCGCCGTATCGATTGCCGTGGTGATCGGCTTTCTGGGGGGGCTGGTCGGGCAGGGAGGCTCGTTCATCCTCATTCCCCTGATGCTCTATGCCCTCCGTCTGCCAACCCGTGTGGTCATCGGGAGCAACCTGGCGGTCGTGTTTCTCGCCTCGCTCGCGGGATTCGTGGGCAAGGCGGCGACGGGGCAGGTGCCGCTGCTCCCCGCCGTGCTGCTCGTGCTCGCTGCGGTCCCGGGCGCCCAGATCGGCAGCATTCTCAGTCACCGCGCCAGCCCCCGATGGCTGCGAACCACGCTTGCGGTGGTGATCGCGTTGGCCGCGGTGGGCATGATCGCCGACGTCGTGGGCGGAGGGCAGTGACCTCCAGCGGGCGCCCATGGGGAACGAT contains:
- a CDS encoding selenide, water dikinase SelD, producing MQEITDPNVLVGPKTADDAAIYRVSDDLALIQTVDFFTPVVDDPYQFGTIAAANSLSDVYAMGGRPVLALNIVGFPRASDVAPMSILAEILRGGAEKAREAGIDIVGGHTVDDKEPKYGLCVTGFVHPKEYWANVGGRAGDRLVLTKPIGTGIVTTAMKAGTAGEEAARAAIETMASLNRAAAEVAREIGVRACTDVTGFGLLGHLREMLSGVGARIRLSAVPLLPGARELAAKGSIPGGTRRNKASLDRVVKYHNAIEEVDRLLLCDAQTSGGLLFAVEPSRFEALLSGLAEAGVSAAAIGELIAEPEGRIEVVS